A section of the Leptotrichia buccalis C-1013-b genome encodes:
- a CDS encoding ABC transporter substrate-binding protein, producing MKKLFLTVLLIIIFVVSCGKKTADTNVIKIGVIAPLTGNYAQYGTAVKEGVELKVDAINNAGGINGKKIELIIADSKGDVQESVNAFKKMVSQDKVNVVIGEVVSATSQAISGLAQSAKVPLISATATSLDVTKGKDFVFRTTFTDPYQGTATAKYAKSKGVKSIAILTNSSNDYSVGIANAFKEQAAKDGITITEEKYTNDDKDFKAILTKVKGQNPQAIFIPDYYNTIGLIISQAKDLGINAQYFGGDGWDGIQTNFGAVAEGAIFASQFSPEDKAENVQKFIKDYKSKFNKEPIMFAALGYDTVEIVEAALKSAKDLTGPSIKEAMNAVSGIDLITGKLKFDANRNPEKAVTFIEVKGGKLTLKEKF from the coding sequence ATGAAAAAATTATTCTTAACGGTTTTGCTAATTATAATATTTGTAGTTAGCTGCGGTAAAAAGACTGCTGACACTAACGTTATAAAAATCGGAGTCATTGCACCGCTTACTGGGAACTATGCACAATATGGGACTGCAGTAAAAGAAGGTGTTGAACTAAAAGTTGATGCTATCAACAATGCTGGTGGGATTAATGGAAAAAAAATCGAACTTATTATTGCAGATAGTAAAGGTGATGTTCAGGAATCGGTGAATGCATTTAAGAAAATGGTTTCGCAGGATAAGGTGAATGTTGTGATTGGAGAAGTTGTATCGGCTACTTCACAGGCTATTTCTGGACTTGCTCAAAGTGCAAAAGTACCTTTAATTTCAGCAACTGCTACAAGCCTTGATGTTACAAAAGGAAAAGATTTTGTATTTAGAACCACATTTACGGATCCTTATCAAGGAACTGCAACTGCAAAATATGCAAAATCTAAAGGCGTAAAATCAATTGCAATTTTAACTAACTCTTCAAACGATTATTCTGTAGGAATTGCAAATGCATTTAAAGAACAGGCTGCAAAAGATGGAATAACTATTACTGAAGAAAAATATACAAATGACGATAAAGATTTTAAAGCAATTTTGACAAAAGTAAAAGGGCAAAATCCACAGGCTATCTTCATACCTGATTACTACAATACAATTGGATTGATTATTTCTCAGGCAAAAGATTTGGGAATAAATGCTCAATATTTTGGTGGAGATGGATGGGATGGTATTCAGACTAATTTTGGAGCAGTTGCGGAAGGAGCTATTTTTGCAAGTCAATTTTCTCCAGAGGATAAGGCTGAAAACGTTCAGAAATTTATAAAGGATTACAAATCTAAATTTAATAAAGAACCAATAATGTTTGCGGCACTTGGATATGATACAGTAGAAATTGTAGAAGCTGCATTAAAATCTGCAAAAGATTTGACAGGACCATCTATAAAAGAAGCTATGAATGCAGTTAGCGGTATTGATTTAATTACTGGAAAATTAAAATTTGATGCTAACAGAAATCCTGAAAAAGCAGTTACATTTATTGAAGTAAAAGGTGGAAAACTTACATTGAAGGAAAAATTTTAA
- a CDS encoding porin family protein — protein MKKTLIGLFLVLGATSFANYGKVEVRGGLDLGGKYRYGKNYRDQKTKNTSGEVGVEYRYEVLPGLELGTGTAFQFHKDLKDKGPDRQNYKNYNSIPVYGTAKYTFDTPTAIRPYIKGDLGYSVNNGNHDFGIDGKFKAKNGLYYGAGIGANYNNVNFELMYKENKGRYQHNNLKYDANYRRVSLGVGYDFNLGD, from the coding sequence ATGAAAAAAACATTAATTGGATTATTTTTAGTTTTAGGTGCAACTTCGTTTGCAAATTACGGAAAAGTTGAAGTTAGAGGTGGTTTAGATCTAGGTGGTAAATATCGTTATGGTAAGAATTATAGAGATCAAAAAACAAAGAATACTTCTGGTGAAGTTGGAGTAGAATATAGATATGAAGTACTTCCAGGATTAGAATTAGGTACAGGTACAGCATTCCAATTTCATAAAGATTTGAAAGATAAAGGTCCTGACAGACAAAACTATAAGAACTATAACTCAATACCTGTTTATGGAACTGCTAAATATACATTTGATACACCAACAGCTATCAGACCTTATATTAAAGGTGATTTAGGATATTCAGTTAATAATGGAAACCATGATTTTGGAATAGATGGAAAATTTAAAGCTAAAAATGGACTTTATTATGGTGCAGGAATTGGAGCAAATTACAATAATGTTAATTTCGAACTTATGTATAAAGAAAATAAAGGTAGATATCAACACAATAATCTTAAATATGATGCTAATTATAGAAGAGTATCACTTGGTGTAGGTTATGACTTCAATTTAGGAGACTAA
- a CDS encoding ABC transporter substrate-binding protein produces the protein MKKILFLVSLLALFVLSCGAKASKDKNVIKIGVIGALTGNVAQYGTSTINGFKLKVKEINAAGGINGKKIEIVEADSKGDVQEAINAFKKMVSQDKIDIFVGEVTSGPSLAIAPLAQQAKIPMITATGTAFDITKGKDFVYRTTFTDPYQGVVVAKYAKSKGYKSITVLTNTGSDYSVGLSNAFKEQAQKEGIQVKEEQYTADDKDFRALLTKVKGYNSEVIFVPDYYNTIGLILTQAKELGINSQFMGGDGWDGIQTNFGKVANGAVFASQFAPDDPDQNVQKFIAAYKNEYKIDPIIFAALGYDTGTILETALKNVSDLSSKDAIKEAIKNFNGANLVTGSLKYDAERNPEKKVTFIEVKDGKLALKEKF, from the coding sequence ATGAAAAAAATATTATTTTTAGTTTCATTATTAGCATTATTCGTGCTAAGTTGTGGAGCAAAGGCGTCTAAGGACAAAAATGTTATAAAAATTGGTGTTATAGGAGCATTAACTGGAAATGTGGCACAATATGGAACAAGTACAATAAACGGATTTAAATTGAAAGTAAAAGAAATAAATGCTGCTGGTGGAATTAATGGGAAAAAAATTGAAATTGTGGAAGCAGACAGTAAAGGTGATGTTCAAGAAGCGATTAATGCGTTCAAAAAAATGGTTTCACAAGATAAAATTGACATTTTTGTAGGAGAAGTTACATCTGGACCATCTCTTGCAATTGCACCGCTTGCACAACAAGCTAAAATTCCTATGATTACAGCGACTGGAACTGCATTCGACATTACAAAGGGAAAAGATTTTGTTTATAGAACTACATTTACAGATCCTTATCAAGGTGTCGTTGTTGCGAAATATGCAAAATCAAAAGGTTATAAAAGTATTACTGTTTTGACTAATACAGGTAGTGACTATTCTGTTGGGCTTTCTAATGCATTTAAGGAACAAGCTCAAAAAGAAGGAATCCAAGTAAAAGAAGAACAATATACTGCTGATGACAAGGATTTTAGAGCATTACTTACAAAAGTAAAAGGATACAATTCTGAAGTAATTTTCGTACCAGATTATTACAATACAATTGGATTAATTTTGACACAGGCAAAAGAGCTTGGGATAAATTCTCAATTTATGGGTGGAGATGGATGGGATGGAATCCAGACTAATTTTGGAAAAGTTGCAAATGGAGCTGTTTTCGCAAGTCAGTTTGCACCAGATGATCCTGATCAAAATGTTCAAAAATTTATTGCTGCATATAAAAATGAATACAAAATAGATCCAATTATCTTTGCTGCTTTGGGATATGATACAGGAACTATCTTGGAAACTGCATTAAAAAATGTATCTGACCTTTCTTCAAAAGATGCAATTAAAGAAGCAATCAAAAACTTTAATGGAGCAAATTTGGTTACAGGTTCGTTAAAATATGATGCAGAAAGAAATCCTGAGAAAAAAGTTACATTTATTGAAGTAAAAGATGGAAAACTTGCATTAAAAGAGAAATTCTAG